From Chryseobacterium gallinarum, one genomic window encodes:
- a CDS encoding PDDEXK nuclease domain-containing protein — protein sequence MEISEDSLFQSVKEIIRQSREKVFRIANSTLLLTYWQIGKLIVEDEQQGKERAEYGKYTLKNLSQKLTLEFGKGFDYTNLSNMRKFYIAFPIVDTLSQQLSWSHYRLLSSQDDKHKRNYYLNEAVQNNWNVRDLKRQINSLAYERVLEHKKSSAENIQSVLKDPYIFEFLGLKADEQFSEKEIETAIIDHIQKFLLEFGKGFAFVARQQHISTDTSDFYIDLVFYNYILKCFVIIDLKTGELSHQDIGQIDMYVRMYDDLKRGEGDNPTIGILLCSEKDETIVKYSVLNDKNNLFASKYLLYLPKEEELKQIIDQDRIRFELDQDNKNP from the coding sequence ATGGAAATTTCCGAAGATTCTTTATTCCAGTCCGTAAAGGAAATTATTAGGCAATCGCGCGAAAAAGTTTTTCGAATAGCGAATTCTACCTTACTGCTTACCTATTGGCAAATCGGAAAACTGATTGTGGAAGATGAACAACAAGGAAAAGAACGTGCTGAATATGGAAAATACACGTTAAAAAATCTTTCCCAAAAACTCACATTAGAATTTGGAAAGGGGTTTGATTACACCAATCTTTCCAATATGCGGAAGTTTTATATTGCTTTTCCAATTGTTGACACATTGTCTCAACAATTGAGCTGGTCTCATTACAGGCTTCTTTCAAGCCAGGATGATAAACACAAAAGAAACTATTATCTCAATGAGGCCGTACAAAACAACTGGAATGTAAGGGATTTAAAAAGACAAATCAATTCGCTCGCCTATGAAAGAGTTTTAGAACATAAAAAATCTTCAGCTGAAAATATCCAGAGCGTTCTGAAAGATCCTTATATTTTTGAATTTCTTGGTTTAAAAGCCGATGAACAATTTTCCGAAAAAGAGATTGAAACGGCAATCATAGATCACATTCAGAAATTTCTGCTGGAATTTGGGAAAGGGTTTGCATTTGTAGCAAGGCAGCAGCATATTTCCACCGATACTTCGGACTTTTATATTGATCTGGTATTTTACAATTATATCTTAAAATGCTTTGTTATCATTGATCTTAAGACAGGAGAACTTTCTCATCAGGATATTGGCCAGATCGATATGTATGTAAGAATGTATGATGATCTGAAGCGTGGTGAAGGAGATAATCCTACCATTGGAATTTTACTGTGTTCGGAAAAGGATGAAACTATTGTAAAATATTCCGTCCTGAATGATAAAAATAATTTATTTGCCAGCAAATACCTGCTGTACCTCCCAAAAGAAGAAGAACTCAAACAAATCATAGACCAGGACAGAATCCGTTTTGAACTGGATCAGGACAATAAAAACCCTTAA
- a CDS encoding peptide MFS transporter — translation MSLTLDEIQNFKGKYPRQIWSLFFSEMWERFCFYGMRGMLVFFMISQLNFHEKEANLQYGATQAFVYAFTFIGGLFADKILGFRKSLFWGGLLMIVGSLILATDPHQFFFLGIAFTVVGTGFFKPNISSMVGQLYKPNDSRADAGFSLFYAGINLGALLGGYLCIAIGKGEFLGNIIAEEMRWHIAFGLAAIVMVVSLINFVFTQRRLGTIGLQPGHPLAETKSAPIPKWKEYGVYILSLVFVPIIMTMVAKTEYTDYFMWTIGPLTLIYLFYEMSKVTASERKKLWAALVFIIFSIIFWGIYEQSGGSLSIFAAKNLNKDLFGLDPNGVNNSGGAFFIIFLAPVIGLLWIWLNKRKIEPNTIIKFGLGFIFLGLGYYVLFATRFFANLQGVTSLNFFTLALLIITLGELCLSPIGLSIMTKLSTKNLQGMMMGMWFLASAYGQYVAGIIGASLATAKEGSTNYDELITYTDGYKQLGLYAIIAGVVLILISPYVKKLMQDVK, via the coding sequence ATGAGCTTAACTTTAGATGAAATACAAAATTTCAAAGGAAAATACCCCAGACAAATCTGGAGTCTGTTTTTCTCTGAAATGTGGGAACGTTTCTGTTTCTACGGAATGCGTGGAATGCTGGTTTTCTTTATGATCTCACAGCTCAATTTCCACGAAAAAGAAGCCAACCTTCAGTATGGAGCCACTCAGGCTTTTGTATATGCCTTTACCTTTATCGGAGGGCTTTTTGCCGATAAAATTTTAGGATTCAGAAAATCTCTTTTTTGGGGCGGACTTCTGATGATCGTAGGAAGTTTGATTCTGGCAACTGATCCTCATCAATTCTTCTTCTTGGGAATTGCATTTACGGTAGTGGGAACAGGTTTTTTTAAACCTAATATTTCATCAATGGTAGGTCAGCTTTATAAACCTAATGATTCAAGAGCTGATGCAGGTTTTTCATTGTTTTATGCAGGAATTAATCTTGGGGCCTTATTAGGCGGATACCTTTGTATTGCTATCGGGAAAGGAGAGTTTCTGGGTAATATTATTGCGGAAGAAATGAGGTGGCATATTGCTTTCGGACTGGCTGCCATTGTAATGGTTGTAAGTCTGATCAACTTTGTTTTTACTCAGAGAAGGCTGGGAACTATTGGTTTACAGCCCGGACATCCTTTAGCAGAAACGAAATCTGCTCCTATTCCTAAATGGAAAGAGTATGGAGTATATATTTTATCATTGGTTTTCGTTCCTATCATTATGACTATGGTTGCGAAAACAGAATATACAGATTATTTTATGTGGACAATAGGTCCTTTAACATTAATCTATTTGTTCTATGAAATGTCTAAAGTAACAGCTTCAGAACGTAAAAAGCTTTGGGCAGCACTTGTCTTCATTATATTCTCAATCATTTTCTGGGGAATTTATGAACAAAGCGGTGGTTCATTAAGTATTTTTGCAGCAAAAAACCTGAATAAGGACTTATTCGGATTGGATCCTAACGGTGTCAATAATTCGGGAGGGGCGTTCTTCATTATTTTCCTTGCCCCTGTTATCGGGTTGCTTTGGATATGGCTGAACAAAAGAAAAATTGAACCCAATACCATTATTAAATTCGGATTAGGATTTATTTTCCTGGGATTAGGATATTATGTTTTATTTGCTACACGATTTTTTGCCAACCTTCAGGGAGTCACTTCACTGAATTTCTTTACACTGGCATTATTGATCATTACTCTCGGAGAACTTTGCCTCTCTCCTATCGGGCTTTCTATTATGACCAAACTTTCTACCAAAAACCTTCAGGGAATGATGATGGGAATGTGGTTTCTGGCATCAGCTTATGGACAATATGTGGCAGGGATTATCGGTGCCAGTCTTGCTACTGCCAAAGAAGGTTCCACTAACTATGATGAATTGATCACTTATACTGATGGATATAAACAATTGGGATTGTATGCGATCATTGCCGGAGTGGTATTAATTTTGATATCTCCGTACGTGAAAAAATTAATGCAAGATGTAAAATAA